A window of Flavobacterium psychrophilum genomic DNA:
TCTCTTCATTTTCTGTATTTCATCTTTCAGGTTATGTTTCTCCTGTCATAGGAGGACTTATAGCCTATTTTATAGCTACATTTATTTTTTACTGGTGGCACAGATGGAGACATCGTATTGATTTTCTATGGACGCACTTTCACCAGATCCATCACAGCCCGCAGCGCATAGAAGTTATAACTTCATTTTACAAACATCCTGTAGAAATGGTTGTTAACTCGATTATTGGCAGCCTGCTTGTTTATTCCTTGCTTGGCCTTAGCCTTGAAGCGGCAGGAATCTATACATTATGCACGGCACTGGGAGAATTTTTTTATCATACTAATATTAAAACCCCACAATGGATAGGCTATATCTTTCAACGTCCCGAAATGCACCGCATTCATCATGAATACAACAAGCACACTAACAACTATGGTGACATTGTTTGGTGGGATATGTTGTTTGGCACTTACGAGAACCCAAAAGAATTTAAAACCTCCTGTGGTTTTGATAATGAGAAAGAACAACGCCTGCTCGATATGCTCAAATTTAAAGATGTACACAAAGAGTAAACAGTATTTTCTTATATTTAGATAAATTTCCATATTATGGCATTAATTGAAAAAGACCTGCCCGAACTGGTAGCTAATAACATTATTAGTCCACAAACGGCAAAAGATATACAAAACTACTATGCGACGCGGAAAGTGCCTCAAGGCAACGGAATGCTTTCTATATTTGCAGCGCTTGGCGGTATACTTGTTGGCTTAGGCATTATCCTGATATTTGCCCATAACTGGGACGACTTCTCCAAATCTACCAAAACCACATTGGCCGTACTGCCGCTTGTTGTTTTTCAGGCATTAACAGCTTACACTATCATTAAAAACAAAGGCAGCGTTTGGAAAAACGCTTCGGGTACATTGCTCTTTTTCTCGGTAGGATCTTCAATAGCACTTATTGCACAGATATATAACCTTCCGGGCGACCTCGGCAGCTTCCTATTTATGTGGATACTATTGTGTTCGCCACTTATTTACATACTCAGATCTCATGCCCTTGCAGTATTGCATGTTTTATTTGCTACATATTACGCTGTCGAGGAAGGCTACTTTAGCCCGGTAAACCCTTGGGGATATGTGTTGTTTATTGCCATACTGATACCATTCTACATACAGCAATTAAAAGAAGAACGTAACAATGGTACAGCAGCACTCAACTGGCTGTTACCTCTTAGCGGATTGATTTCCCTGGGCGGATTTTTAAGCGGTGCAGATCAGTTCGGGCTTCTTATCTACCTTGCCTTTGCGGGACTATTGCATAGTGTCGGACATTTACAAATATTTAAAGACAGCCCTAAGAAAAATGGCTTTCTTACCCTGGGCGAAATGAGTATCGTTGTTATACTTACTATGGGATCGTTCCGTTGGGTGTGGCGCGATGTAATAGCCGGATCGCCTCCCGGAACATATTTTATACTACTGTGGGCGGTATTTTTAATCACAAATATTTATTTTTCGTTTTTCCACAAAGGAGCTTCAAAACGTTTTGAACCATTCAGGTCTGCAGCCCTTATTTTCCCGGTTATTTATTTTATTGGCACTTTTGATGACCTTATACCATCTATACTTACCAACATTCTTGTACTCGGACTGGGTATTGCTGTAATACGTGAGGGTGTTGCTAAATTCGATTTCGCCATTTTAAACTTTGGGCTTATCATAACATCTGTACTTATTGCCTGCCGTTTTTTCGATGTAAATATGTCGTTTGTTGTACGCGGACTGTTATTTATAAGCGTTGGTGTCGGTTTCTTCCTTGCCAACTATATCCTTATCCAAAAAAAGAAAAACAAACCTGAAACCCCAACTTATGAAAACTAAAAACATACTCATAGCTTTTGCGGTTACAGCACTAGTACAGCTTTTTATACCGTTGAAAATGATTTATGACAGCTACATTACCGAAACTGAAGGCGTTGAATATCATTTTAAGGCAAGGCCGATAGATCCTAACGATCCGTTTAGGGGGAAATTTATAACATTGGATTTTGAGTTGGAAGCCGTTGCCACTAACGATACTACATGGCAGGAAGGTGATACAGCCTACATTATATTAGCAAAAGACGAAAACGGATTTGCTGAAGGAAAGGCCGTAAGCCGTGAAAAACCCGACGGCGCTGTAGATTACTTAACCGCCAAAGCAAAGCGTTTATTAGACAACAGCCTTCTTTTTGTAAGTCTTCCGTTTGATCGTTACTATATGGAAGAAAGCAAAGCCCCGGCGGCAGAATCTGCTTACTTTAAATATGCCGCGAACCAGGACTACAAACCGGTGTATGCAGTGGTAGCAGTACGTAAAGGAAATTCGGTTTTAAAGGATCTTATTATCAACGGGATGCCTATTAGAGAATACGTAATAAAGAATAGGGATAAGAATAAAAATCACCAATAAAAAATGCCTCACAATGTGAGGCATTTTTGTTTATAAAGATGTTGTAATTTATTTCCCAGAAAACTCAGCTCTTCTCTTTTCAAGAAATGCTGTGGTACCTTCTTTAAAATCGGCAGTCCCAAAAGATTCGCCAAAAGCGGTAACCTCTACATTATAACCGTTAACACCGTCTTCGTAATTAGCATTTATAGCTTCTATAGCACGGCCTATAGCAACCGGAGAGTTCTTCATAATTTTAGCTGCAATACCTTTACAGAAGTCAAGCAGTTCTGCCTGAGGTACTACGTGGTTTACCAATCCGTATGCTTTAGCCTCTTCAGCAGAAACCATACCCGCTGTCATTATCATTTCCATAGCACGTCCTTTACCTACAAGCTGCGGCAAACGCTGTGTACCTCCGTACCCGGGAATAACCCCAAGAGAAACTTCAGGCAGACCCATTTTAGCATTATCTGACGCTACCCTGAAATGTGCTGCCATAGCCAGCTCAAGACCTCCACCCAGAGCAAATCCGTTTACTGCCGCAATAACAGGTGTAGACAGGTTCTGTACCAAATCAAATAATAGCTCCTGTCCTAATGCGGCAAGTTTTTGACCTTCTTCTATTGTAAAGCTCGAAAATTCGGCAATATCTGCACCGGCAACAAAAGCTTTTTCTCCGCTTCCGGTAACAATAATAACTCTAACTGTCGCATCAGCATTTAATGCCTTAAATGCTTCGTGAAGTTCTGTAATTGTAGCCCTGTTAAGCGCATTAAGTTTTGTAGGCCTGTTAATTGTAATTACGGCAAGCCCGCCGGTTTGCTCTGTAAGTATGTTTTCGTACATCATGGTTGTATATCTGTTTGTTGTTTGTCTTCTTCTTCGTTGCCCTGGGCATTGGTAATAGGCAGGGTAACCAAAAATTCGGTACCCGCGTCAACACGGCTTTCAAAAGTAATTGTACCGTGATAGTTTTCAACGATGTTTTTTATAATACCCAGTCCTAGTCCCATACCACTGTTTTTAGTGGTAAACTTCGGCTCAAAAATACGGCTCTTGTTTTCTACACTTATACCCTTTCCGTTATCTTTAACAGAAATTTTTGCCATACCGCCTTCGCGGAAAACCCTCACATCAACCATCGGGTTAACCTCATCTTCAGCTATAGCCTGTGTTGCATTCTTAACAAGATTTGTTATAATACGTATCAGCTGTGTCCTGTCCATGCGTGTAATAATGTGCGTTTCATCGGCATGGTAGGTAATATAATTCTCGTTGAAAATTTCCAGCGCAAGCTGAACGATCTTCACCACATTAAGGGTTTCGTTTTGCTGTGCCGGCATAGAGGCAAAACTCGAAAATGCCGAAGCCACCGAGCTCATGGTGTCTATCTGCTGTATAAGCGTACTCGAATATTCATCAAGCTTTTGCCTTATATCGGGATGCTGAGGGTCAAACCTGCGCTGAAAGCTTTGCACTGTTAAGCGCATAGGCGTAAGCGGGTTTTTAATCTCGTGGGCTACCTGTTTTGCCATTTCGCGCCATGCCTGTTCACGTTCGCTTTGTGCTAATTTGGTAGCACTGGTTTCAAGGTCATCTACAAGGTTGTTATAAGCATCAACCAACAGGCTAATTTCCTGTGGTGTGTCACCCATGTCAATTTTCTCGTTCACTTCAGCTAGGCGTGTTTCTTTAATCTTGTCGCTGACTTCCTTTATAGATTTTGTAATATAACTGGATAAGAAATAAGCAATGATTATTGACGTAAGCAACATAAACGAATATACCTGAAAGAAACGCGTAAAGAAGTTGTTAAGCTCTTTATCCAGAAAGCCATCGTCTTCAATATACGGCAGGTTTAATATCCCTAATGGCTTAAACTTTGTATCTTTTATATAACTAAAAGACGACCTGAAACGTTTGTTTTCATTACTTACACGCAAGTCTACATAGCGTTTCTCGGCAGTGGATCGTATAACTTTCAGTATTGGTTCTGGTATGGATGTGTTTATAGTATCTACCGAAAAAGCCGCTTTACTGGATTTAAGCAAATGTCCATTAAGGTCGTAGATGTTAATTTCCATTCCGTGGATGTTGGAAAGTTCGTGAATGCGTTCACGGAAGATAAGCGGAAGATTCTCTGTAGTAAGCGGATAGGTGGTATTTGCAAGAATATAATTGATGTGTGCCTTGATGGCAGCCTCCTTACGCTCCAGCCTGTCCTGGTGGTAATCTTTAGCTTCTTTTTTAAACT
This region includes:
- a CDS encoding desaturase, which encodes MLIIIFVSFAVCFIIERLNLGWKLPEVPTWTIRVLGVNFIQLGVVLLAGISWEKWLSSFSVFHLSGYVSPVIGGLIAYFIATFIFYWWHRWRHRIDFLWTHFHQIHHSPQRIEVITSFYKHPVEMVVNSIIGSLLVYSLLGLSLEAAGIYTLCTALGEFFYHTNIKTPQWIGYIFQRPEMHRIHHEYNKHTNNYGDIVWWDMLFGTYENPKEFKTSCGFDNEKEQRLLDMLKFKDVHKE
- a CDS encoding enoyl-CoA hydratase — protein: MMYENILTEQTGGLAVITINRPTKLNALNRATITELHEAFKALNADATVRVIIVTGSGEKAFVAGADIAEFSSFTIEEGQKLAALGQELLFDLVQNLSTPVIAAVNGFALGGGLELAMAAHFRVASDNAKMGLPEVSLGVIPGYGGTQRLPQLVGKGRAMEMIMTAGMVSAEEAKAYGLVNHVVPQAELLDFCKGIAAKIMKNSPVAIGRAIEAINANYEDGVNGYNVEVTAFGESFGTADFKEGTTAFLEKRRAEFSGK
- a CDS encoding histidine kinase — protein: MKEKFKIKRWSLRTRIFLSMIFITLIASLLIAAVSIYQFKKEAKDYHQDRLERKEAAIKAHINYILANTTYPLTTENLPLIFRERIHELSNIHGMEINIYDLNGHLLKSSKAAFSVDTINTSIPEPILKVIRSTAEKRYVDLRVSNENKRFRSSFSYIKDTKFKPLGILNLPYIEDDGFLDKELNNFFTRFFQVYSFMLLTSIIIAYFLSSYITKSIKEVSDKIKETRLAEVNEKIDMGDTPQEISLLVDAYNNLVDDLETSATKLAQSEREQAWREMAKQVAHEIKNPLTPMRLTVQSFQRRFDPQHPDIRQKLDEYSSTLIQQIDTMSSVASAFSSFASMPAQQNETLNVVKIVQLALEIFNENYITYHADETHIITRMDRTQLIRIITNLVKNATQAIAEDEVNPMVDVRVFREGGMAKISVKDNGKGISVENKSRIFEPKFTTKNSGMGLGLGIIKNIVENYHGTITFESRVDAGTEFLVTLPITNAQGNEEEDKQQTDIQP